A section of the Quatrionicoccus australiensis genome encodes:
- a CDS encoding isovaleryl-CoA dehydrogenase, with amino-acid sequence MNIPSLDFGLGEDINLLRDAVKAFADAEIAPRAAEIDRVNEFPADLWKKFGDMGLLGMTAGEEYGGTNMGYLAHIVALEEISRASASVGLSYGAHSNLCVNQIRRNGTEAQRQKYLPKLISGEHVGALAMSEPNAGSDVVSMKLKAEKKGDRYVLNGSKMWITNGGDADTLVVYAKTDPAAGAKGMTAFIVEKGFKGFTHGTHLDKLGMRGSNTFPLFFDDCEVPEENVLGGIGNGTKVLMSGLDYERAVLCGGPLGIMAACMDVVVPYLHERKQFGQAIGDFQLMQGKVADLYSTWQATRAYVYAVGRACDASDHSRTLRKDAAGAILYSAEKATWMAGEAIQTLGGVGYTNEYPTGRLWRDAKLYEIGAGTSEIRRMLIGRELMAETR; translated from the coding sequence ATGAACATTCCCAGCCTCGACTTCGGCCTCGGCGAAGACATCAACCTGCTGCGCGATGCGGTGAAAGCATTTGCCGATGCCGAAATCGCGCCGCGCGCCGCAGAAATCGACCGCGTGAACGAATTCCCGGCCGACCTCTGGAAAAAATTCGGCGACATGGGCCTGCTCGGCATGACCGCCGGCGAGGAATACGGCGGCACGAACATGGGCTACCTCGCCCACATCGTCGCCCTCGAGGAAATCTCGCGCGCCTCCGCCTCGGTCGGGCTGTCATACGGTGCACACTCGAATTTGTGCGTAAACCAGATTCGCCGCAACGGCACGGAAGCCCAACGCCAGAAATACCTGCCCAAACTGATCTCCGGCGAACATGTCGGCGCGCTCGCCATGTCCGAGCCAAATGCCGGTTCCGATGTGGTTTCGATGAAACTGAAGGCCGAGAAAAAGGGCGACCGCTACGTCCTCAACGGTTCGAAGATGTGGATCACCAACGGCGGCGATGCCGATACCCTGGTCGTCTACGCCAAGACCGACCCGGCCGCCGGTGCCAAGGGCATGACTGCCTTCATCGTCGAGAAGGGTTTCAAGGGTTTCACGCACGGTACGCACCTCGACAAGCTGGGCATGCGCGGCTCCAACACCTTCCCGCTCTTCTTCGACGACTGTGAAGTGCCGGAGGAGAACGTACTCGGCGGCATCGGCAACGGCACCAAGGTGCTGATGTCAGGTCTCGACTACGAACGCGCCGTGCTCTGCGGTGGTCCGCTCGGCATCATGGCCGCCTGCATGGACGTCGTCGTGCCCTACCTGCACGAGCGCAAGCAGTTCGGCCAGGCGATCGGCGACTTCCAGCTGATGCAGGGCAAGGTCGCCGACCTGTATTCGACCTGGCAGGCCACCCGCGCCTACGTCTATGCCGTCGGCCGCGCCTGTGATGCCAGCGACCACTCGCGCACCCTGCGCAAGGACGCTGCCGGCGCCATCCTCTATTCCGCCGAAAAGGCGACCTGGATGGCCGGCGAGGCGATCCAGACGCTGGGCGGCGTCGGCTACACCAACGAGTATCCGACCGGGCGTTTGTGGCGCGATGCAAAACTGTACGAGATCGGTGCCGGCACCAGCGAAATTCGCCGCATGCTGATCGGTCGCGAACTGATGGCGGAGACCCGCTGA